The Xenorhabdus doucetiae genome has a window encoding:
- a CDS encoding alpha-xenorhabdolysin family binary toxin subunit A has translation MLLNQPLTENKIPVSEVPAVTLKMLTSQIEGAARQGGIFTKEDLISIKLYVKRGLELPFTLEEVKKYIGYNDIDIEGLKPAKMTTLFKEIHDHALSWSGVEDKVQQQSIDLENVGRQITETGGEIISIIDQMPIIERVKKKLGDLTDKQLAEITYTNDDKEIAVELGNILESMKKDIQKQQENTQRVKNAITDFKLILIGGELSNGNIAQGVQPQINSKKKLMDDNNLSTTIKDLQDKIDEKSKEIDQLQKDYDKYVGLAFSGMAGGIIGWAITGGIFGDKAEKARKRKNELIGEVKVLQEQVEGKSALQKVIQDLSLNFNDIGIRMVDAEVALNHLDFMWSTMLTQITTSKDKFAEINNALKLTSFVATFKQVISPWKEVQGSATQLIKTFDEALAEYRKLYN, from the coding sequence ATGTTATTAAATCAACCTTTAACAGAAAATAAGATACCCGTATCAGAAGTTCCCGCAGTTACTTTGAAAATGTTAACCAGCCAGATAGAAGGTGCTGCTCGTCAGGGAGGGATCTTTACTAAAGAAGATCTCATTAGTATCAAATTATATGTTAAGCGTGGTTTGGAACTACCTTTTACGTTAGAAGAGGTAAAGAAATATATCGGTTATAACGATATTGATATTGAGGGGCTAAAACCTGCAAAGATGACAACCTTATTTAAAGAGATCCATGACCATGCACTTAGCTGGAGTGGTGTAGAAGATAAGGTTCAGCAGCAGAGTATTGATTTGGAAAATGTAGGCAGGCAGATTACTGAAACGGGTGGGGAAATAATTAGCATAATTGATCAGATGCCGATTATTGAACGCGTCAAGAAAAAATTAGGCGATTTAACTGATAAGCAATTGGCTGAAATAACTTATACCAATGATGATAAAGAAATTGCTGTCGAATTGGGGAATATCCTTGAAAGCATGAAAAAAGATATTCAAAAACAGCAGGAAAATACTCAGAGAGTTAAAAACGCAATAACTGACTTTAAACTCATACTCATTGGAGGGGAATTATCAAATGGCAATATTGCTCAGGGAGTGCAGCCACAAATAAATAGTAAGAAAAAACTGATGGATGATAATAATCTTTCTACAACTATCAAAGATCTGCAAGATAAGATTGATGAGAAGAGTAAAGAGATTGATCAACTCCAAAAAGACTATGATAAATACGTTGGTTTGGCATTTTCTGGAATGGCGGGGGGGATTATTGGCTGGGCGATTACTGGCGGTATTTTTGGTGATAAAGCAGAAAAAGCACGTAAGCGGAAAAATGAATTGATTGGAGAAGTCAAAGTATTACAAGAGCAAGTTGAAGGTAAAAGTGCATTGCAAAAAGTGATCCAGGATTTATCACTTAATTTTAATGACATTGGTATTCGTATGGTGGACGCAGAAGTTGCCCTAAACCATTTGGATTTTATGTGGAGCACGATGCTAACGCAAATTACGACTTCTAAAGACAAATTTGCTGAAATTAATAATGCATTAAAATTGACCTCTTTTGTCGCAACGTTTAAACAAGTTATTAGCCCTTGGAAAGAAGTGCAAGGCTCTGCGACACAATTAATAAAAACTTTTGATGAAGCATTAGCAGAATACAGAAAACTCTATAACTAA
- a CDS encoding PTS sugar transporter subunit IIB, protein MKKTFIMLCCGAGISSGMLATRTRNAAKDQGIAVTVEARSESEVADYFSVIDILFLGPHYASQQKEFQKLADRYHIPVMVVPQEIYGRLDGKALLELAINTLKN, encoded by the coding sequence ATGAAGAAAACATTTATTATGCTATGCTGCGGGGCGGGGATATCCAGTGGAATGCTGGCAACCAGAACTCGCAATGCGGCAAAAGATCAGGGGATTGCTGTTACCGTTGAAGCCAGAAGTGAAAGTGAGGTGGCAGACTATTTTTCTGTCATCGATATTCTATTTCTTGGGCCACATTATGCTTCACAGCAAAAAGAATTCCAGAAACTGGCCGACCGCTATCATATTCCTGTCATGGTTGTACCCCAAGAAATCTATGGAAGGTTAGACGGCAAGGCATTACTTGAGTTAGCCATTAATACCCTGAAAAACTAA
- a CDS encoding BglG family transcription antiterminator has translation MPVSALKLSQVLAVSIRSVKNYVAEINERHEQKIIISSRQGYLLSHNLLSTKIVKQLHCQKNSLPKTYQERAHFVIKAILLFKRSSNLYDLSNDLCISDSTLKALVYKMNSSFQRFNVKFLCKNSHIEISGAEHDLRKLVSYTIFEQTRYRFIDVKVLEKTFASQQVKEVIEIITNIFDQWEWYLSDFAYTNLVLHFLILIERLKQERYLENQRLPVENGDLRSISEELCDRLQLSFGIFVSENERRSCYLFLKTNTNFNKADNEVIDSVGAELYQFTRKVAQSVQEHYLIDLASDDFISLLSLHLSGLQTRLKYKIYTKNPMLETIKKECRIIFDIAIFISLQLNHFFNNKLNEDEISFIALHVGAEFERQKRNVTKVKAALLCPSYRGIENKIYHQLLRDFGDEINLIKVVAHPSELESMEFELLITTINISPTRDYETVYISPFHLRDKHSELMDKIDTAKANRKWATLKRNMDLFFDPDLFLFNPDFRDRNELIEMVCQKMLTKGYVEADFIDYVYERENASSTAFGMLALPHSIKLDAVKTCIAVAISPKGIRWGKNERVHVVFLSAINRVDKTDFTESYDALLDIFHHDGVIRALSKLTDFEKFRELLTEYKYQLKCS, from the coding sequence ATGCCTGTTTCAGCATTAAAATTATCTCAAGTCTTAGCGGTATCAATAAGATCTGTAAAAAATTATGTTGCGGAGATTAATGAGAGACATGAACAGAAAATTATTATTTCCAGCCGACAGGGATATTTATTATCCCACAATTTATTATCAACAAAAATAGTCAAGCAGTTACATTGCCAGAAAAACAGTTTACCCAAAACTTACCAAGAAAGGGCACACTTTGTTATTAAAGCGATTTTGTTATTTAAGCGAAGCAGTAATCTATATGACCTCAGTAATGATTTATGTATCAGTGATTCTACCTTAAAGGCATTGGTATATAAAATGAACTCATCATTTCAACGCTTCAACGTGAAATTTTTATGTAAAAATAGTCATATTGAAATCTCAGGTGCTGAACATGATCTAAGAAAATTAGTTTCTTATACCATTTTTGAGCAAACCCGTTATCGTTTCATTGACGTCAAAGTATTGGAAAAAACATTTGCAAGTCAACAAGTCAAAGAAGTGATTGAAATCATTACCAACATTTTTGATCAATGGGAATGGTATCTGAGCGATTTTGCCTATACTAACCTTGTTTTGCACTTCCTGATATTGATTGAGCGATTAAAGCAGGAAAGATATTTGGAGAATCAGCGATTACCGGTAGAAAATGGTGATCTGAGATCGATCTCAGAGGAATTATGCGACAGACTTCAACTCAGTTTTGGCATTTTTGTGTCTGAAAATGAAAGAAGATCTTGCTACCTTTTTTTGAAAACCAATACTAATTTTAATAAGGCAGATAATGAGGTTATTGATTCCGTTGGCGCTGAACTTTACCAATTCACGCGGAAAGTTGCGCAGTCCGTGCAAGAACATTATCTTATTGACTTAGCCTCCGATGATTTTATTTCTTTACTGTCTTTACATTTATCGGGATTACAAACCAGGCTGAAATATAAGATCTACACGAAAAACCCCATGTTAGAAACCATCAAAAAGGAATGCAGAATCATCTTTGATATTGCTATCTTTATTTCTTTGCAACTCAATCACTTTTTCAATAATAAATTGAATGAGGATGAAATTTCTTTTATTGCATTACATGTTGGGGCGGAATTTGAACGGCAAAAAAGAAACGTCACTAAAGTGAAAGCGGCGCTATTATGTCCGAGTTATCGTGGAATTGAAAATAAAATTTACCATCAGTTATTGCGTGATTTTGGCGATGAAATCAATCTCATTAAGGTGGTTGCTCACCCCTCTGAACTGGAAAGCATGGAGTTTGAGCTATTGATTACGACGATAAATATTTCTCCGACGCGTGATTATGAAACGGTTTACATCTCGCCTTTCCATTTAAGGGATAAACATTCTGAGCTGATGGACAAAATTGATACCGCCAAGGCAAACCGAAAGTGGGCAACATTAAAACGAAATATGGATTTGTTCTTTGACCCCGATCTTTTTCTTTTTAACCCTGATTTTCGCGATCGGAATGAACTTATCGAAATGGTTTGCCAGAAGATGTTAACAAAGGGCTATGTGGAAGCGGATTTTATCGATTATGTTTATGAGCGTGAAAATGCCTCTTCAACCGCTTTTGGCATGTTAGCGCTGCCTCACTCAATAAAACTGGATGCGGTGAAAACCTGTATTGCTGTCGCCATCAGCCCAAAAGGCATACGCTGGGGCAAAAACGAACGTGTGCATGTGGTATTTTTGAGCGCAATAAACCGGGTAGACAAAACCGACTTTACTGAGAGTTATGATGCCTTGTTGGATATCTTCCATCACGATGGGGTTATTCGTGCACTGAGTAAACTCACTGATTTTGAAAAGTTTCGGGAACTTTTGACTGAATATAAATACCAATTGAAGTGTTCTTAG
- a CDS encoding PTS transporter subunit EIIC, which yields MQAFMSWLSDSFAPAMQNFTKRPWVAAISGAMQKNIPFILAGSLIFFYNVFRSYFLFLPDLGQIANYSFGMLGLITAFMIANQMMEKLHHFRYTLIAGLTSICVYMMFIKPEFANGNMVVSFDRFGPAGILLGIVTGLFVSYLFHLYTKIGFLKESSLPDFVVGWIHAIIPILIAIGLGTLLVFTFNVDVFSQLLSFFSPIAAFGQTLPGFILMALIPAIAMSMGISVWTFTGLQMPIFMLGISANIAQVAAGQLPTNIVTYETLFTAALITMGGTGATLALNLLMLFSKSRELKTTGYICIGPSFFNINEPLVFGTPIVLNPLLMLPMWINAITSPIIVWIFMRSDWLNIPAKMIQVGQIPAPFSSVMITEDWRAIICYVVLMAVFLITWYPFFKVYEKKRIEEENINTSQQD from the coding sequence ATGCAAGCGTTTATGTCTTGGCTATCCGACTCATTTGCACCCGCCATGCAAAATTTTACCAAACGACCTTGGGTCGCAGCAATTTCCGGGGCAATGCAAAAAAATATACCGTTTATTTTAGCTGGTTCACTTATCTTTTTTTATAACGTATTTCGTTCTTATTTTTTGTTTTTGCCTGACCTCGGACAAATTGCCAATTATTCCTTCGGGATGCTCGGTTTGATTACAGCTTTTATGATTGCTAACCAAATGATGGAGAAGCTGCATCATTTTCGTTATACATTGATCGCAGGGCTCACTTCGATTTGTGTTTACATGATGTTTATCAAGCCAGAATTTGCCAATGGCAATATGGTCGTGAGTTTTGACCGTTTTGGCCCTGCGGGAATATTATTAGGCATTGTCACGGGGCTGTTTGTTTCTTATCTCTTTCATTTATATACCAAGATAGGGTTTTTGAAAGAGAGTTCTCTGCCTGATTTCGTGGTCGGCTGGATACATGCGATTATTCCCATCCTGATTGCCATCGGCCTTGGAACATTGTTGGTCTTTACCTTTAATGTTGATGTTTTTTCCCAACTTCTGTCGTTCTTTTCCCCCATCGCAGCGTTCGGACAAACCCTGCCGGGCTTTATCCTTATGGCGCTGATCCCTGCAATCGCGATGTCGATGGGCATTTCGGTCTGGACGTTTACGGGGCTGCAAATGCCCATCTTTATGCTGGGGATCTCGGCTAATATTGCGCAGGTGGCTGCCGGACAACTGCCAACTAATATTGTGACTTACGAAACTTTATTTACTGCGGCCTTAATCACGATGGGAGGAACGGGTGCCACGCTTGCCCTGAATCTTTTAATGTTGTTTTCGAAATCCAGAGAACTGAAAACAACCGGTTATATCTGCATCGGCCCGTCTTTCTTCAATATTAATGAACCGTTGGTGTTCGGTACGCCGATTGTCCTCAACCCGCTCTTAATGCTGCCAATGTGGATCAATGCCATTACCAGCCCCATTATCGTCTGGATTTTCATGCGGTCAGATTGGCTGAATATTCCGGCCAAAATGATTCAAGTGGGTCAGATACCGGCTCCGTTTTCCAGTGTCATGATTACGGAGGATTGGCGGGCGATTATTTGCTATGTGGTATTGATGGCGGTTTTCCTTATTACCTGGTATC
- a CDS encoding alpha-xenorhabdolysin family binary toxin subunit B — MSENNVFLNETSYPEINIKAINQAANTIWLLAERQTSGIAIVGEKVERLRLYSRDLNESIRVSLSQLIPILSQFSEGEAFQTINQIDEALAVPGLSEDDRQALLQEREQLIKKLSQDIDHVIVNFSSRSNQLTGKISDMRNMVIAERLEGLLAQTESQKAELQSDIKDKVEKRNKLDTERAKIIESQDVIRQNNIADMFKDFIPSASDIDGLDFTQPKKEAIKQAIKQGVEITRKILAKVSEGLKYIDLADARMKLSDQIEQVIKESDALKATLRETELRFAGLKDVMQIDTERTIMLAEAVKLEQAWNTFATQLHRLSGNKVDQKYLTNLVNGQLEFLDDLASQYNMLK; from the coding sequence ATGTCTGAAAATAATGTTTTTCTAAACGAGACCTCGTATCCAGAAATTAATATTAAAGCCATCAATCAGGCGGCAAATACTATTTGGCTCTTGGCTGAACGTCAAACATCAGGTATTGCAATTGTTGGGGAAAAAGTCGAACGTCTCAGGCTTTATAGCCGTGATCTTAATGAATCGATACGTGTTTCTCTCTCTCAATTAATTCCAATACTTAGCCAATTCTCTGAGGGAGAGGCTTTTCAAACAATTAATCAAATCGATGAAGCTTTGGCCGTTCCCGGTTTGAGTGAGGATGATCGTCAAGCTCTTTTGCAAGAACGTGAGCAATTGATCAAAAAATTATCGCAAGATATCGATCATGTGATTGTCAATTTCAGCAGCAGATCCAATCAACTGACTGGAAAAATTAGTGATATGCGCAATATGGTGATTGCGGAGCGCTTGGAGGGGCTTTTAGCACAAACGGAATCCCAAAAAGCAGAATTGCAGAGTGATATTAAGGATAAAGTCGAAAAAAGAAATAAATTGGATACTGAACGGGCTAAAATTATCGAAAGTCAGGATGTGATCCGGCAAAATAATATCGCAGATATGTTTAAAGATTTTATTCCTAGTGCCAGTGATATTGACGGATTGGATTTCACACAACCTAAAAAAGAAGCGATTAAACAGGCAATTAAACAAGGTGTTGAGATAACCAGAAAAATATTGGCTAAAGTTTCTGAAGGATTGAAATATATCGATCTGGCTGATGCAAGAATGAAACTCAGTGACCAAATCGAGCAGGTAATAAAAGAATCCGATGCACTGAAAGCGACATTACGGGAAACGGAGCTACGGTTTGCCGGCCTAAAAGATGTAATGCAAATCGATACAGAACGCACCATTATGCTTGCTGAGGCGGTGAAATTGGAACAAGCGTGGAACACATTCGCGACTCAATTGCACCGTTTGTCAGGTAATAAAGTTGATCAGAAATATTTAACGAATCTGGTCAATGGTCAATTGGAATTTTTGGATGATTTAGCTTCGCAATATAACATGTTGAAATAA
- the mak gene encoding fructokinase has translation MRIGIDLGGTKIEVIALGDQGEALFRKRVDTPQNDYQKTLEAIVGLISDAEQATGQQGTVGIGIPGVISPFTGKVKNANSVWLNGQRLDKDIAALLGREIRIANDANCLAVSEATDGAGEGMPMVFAVIIGTGCGSGIAFRGCLHAGGNGLAGEWGHNPLPWMDEEDRAYQDAVRCFCGKPGCTETFVSGTGFMTDYFRLSGVQKKGHEIIEALAQGDEFAELAMRRYEKRLARALAQVINLLDPDVIVLGGGMSNVDRLYLTLPDLVKEWIFGGECATPIRKAVHGDSSGVRGAAWLWPQRGR, from the coding sequence ATGCGTATAGGCATTGATCTCGGTGGCACCAAGATTGAAGTGATTGCATTGGGCGATCAGGGGGAAGCGTTATTTCGCAAACGGGTTGATACGCCTCAAAATGATTATCAAAAAACCTTGGAAGCTATTGTTGGACTGATTAGTGATGCGGAACAGGCAACCGGGCAGCAAGGAACTGTGGGGATTGGCATTCCTGGTGTGATTTCGCCTTTTACCGGAAAAGTCAAAAATGCCAACTCAGTCTGGCTGAATGGACAGCGATTGGATAAGGATATCGCGGCCTTGTTAGGGCGCGAAATCCGCATCGCCAACGATGCTAATTGTCTGGCGGTATCGGAAGCCACTGATGGTGCCGGTGAAGGAATGCCAATGGTATTTGCCGTTATCATCGGGACGGGCTGTGGCTCAGGAATTGCATTTAGGGGGTGCCTTCATGCCGGCGGTAATGGATTGGCCGGAGAGTGGGGACATAACCCATTACCGTGGATGGATGAAGAAGATCGCGCCTATCAGGATGCCGTGCGCTGTTTTTGTGGTAAACCGGGTTGTACCGAAACATTTGTGTCGGGTACTGGATTTATGACGGATTACTTCCGCTTGAGCGGAGTGCAGAAGAAAGGCCATGAAATCATTGAGGCTCTGGCACAGGGGGATGAATTCGCAGAATTAGCGATGCGTCGTTATGAAAAGCGTTTGGCGCGGGCGTTGGCACAGGTGATTAATTTACTGGACCCGGATGTGATTGTACTTGGTGGCGGAATGAGCAACGTTGATCGCCTTTACCTGACGTTGCCTGATTTAGTCAAAGAGTGGATTTTTGGTGGGGAATGTGCAACCCCAATCAGAAAGGCCGTGCATGGTGATTCCAGTGGTGTGCGCGGCGCGGCTTGGTTGTGGCCTCAGCGCGGGAGATAA
- a CDS encoding porin, whose amino-acid sequence MIKRNALAMAIPVLLMTGAANAAEIYNKEGNKIDLYGKADVQRTFSKSDKQDGDGSVGRIGIKGSTQITDKLTGFGRWEFNMGANGTEVESGANTRTRLAFAGLKFGEYGSLDYGRNYGVVYDANSWTDALPVFGGDSMAATDNFLMGRSTGLLTYRNTDFFGLVNGLNFALQYQAKNDSGTRNSRSDVSRQNGDGFGLSSSYDFGNGISVGASYGNSNRTSAQKLGSDTAKVLAKGNKAEAWIVSAKYDKNNVYLAAMYGETRNLTRFGSSVDNYTMFANKTQNIELTAQYQFDFGLRPSLAFVYSKGKDLGNDLTDKSIPASKGSEDLVKYVSVGAFYDFNKNMGTYAEYQFNLLKDNDFSKKTQINTDDVFGVGLVYRF is encoded by the coding sequence ATGATAAAACGCAACGCACTAGCAATGGCAATTCCGGTACTTCTCATGACGGGGGCAGCCAATGCTGCTGAGATTTATAATAAGGAGGGTAATAAAATAGATTTATATGGAAAGGCCGATGTGCAAAGAACCTTTTCTAAATCAGATAAACAGGATGGTGATGGTTCTGTTGGCCGTATTGGTATCAAAGGTTCAACCCAAATTACGGATAAACTGACTGGCTTCGGACGCTGGGAGTTTAATATGGGTGCCAATGGTACAGAAGTAGAGAGTGGTGCAAACACCCGAACCCGTTTGGCTTTCGCAGGGTTAAAATTTGGCGAATATGGTTCGCTGGATTACGGGCGTAATTATGGTGTCGTTTATGACGCTAACTCATGGACAGACGCATTGCCGGTATTTGGTGGTGATTCCATGGCGGCAACCGATAACTTCCTGATGGGGCGTTCAACCGGGTTATTAACCTACCGTAACACGGACTTTTTTGGTCTGGTCAATGGCCTGAATTTTGCCTTGCAGTATCAGGCCAAAAATGACAGTGGCACCAGAAATAGCCGTAGCGATGTTTCAAGGCAGAATGGTGATGGTTTTGGTCTCTCCAGTAGCTACGATTTTGGTAATGGGATCAGCGTTGGTGCCTCATACGGCAACTCTAACCGTACTTCAGCTCAGAAGCTGGGGAGTGATACCGCTAAGGTTCTGGCAAAAGGGAATAAAGCCGAAGCCTGGATCGTCTCTGCCAAGTATGACAAAAATAACGTCTATCTGGCGGCCATGTATGGTGAAACCCGTAACTTAACCCGATTTGGCAGTTCCGTGGACAACTACACCATGTTTGCCAATAAAACCCAAAACATTGAACTGACGGCTCAGTATCAGTTTGATTTTGGTTTGCGCCCATCACTTGCTTTTGTTTATTCCAAAGGTAAAGATTTGGGGAATGACCTGACTGACAAGAGCATACCGGCAAGCAAGGGATCTGAGGATTTGGTGAAATATGTTTCCGTCGGTGCCTTCTATGATTTCAACAAAAATATGGGCACTTATGCTGAATATCAATTCAACCTGCTAAAAGACAACGATTTTTCCAAGAAAACGCAGATTAACACTGACGACGTGTTTGGTGTTGGCTTGGTTTATCGCTTCTAA
- a CDS encoding bifunctional 2',3'-cyclic-nucleotide 2'-phosphodiesterase/3'-nucleotidase: MKKNMWKMSTLAMLVACNVNAATVDLRVMETSDIHSNLMDFDYFKDKSTEQFGLVRTATLIKAAKAEATNAILIDNGDLIQGSPLADYMAAKGLKSGEVHPAYKLMNTMGYTVGNFGNHEFNFGLDFLKQAVAGAKFPYINANIMDANTGKNYFTPYIIVDTLVKDRAGKTHTIKVGYIGFVPPQITVWDKANLAGKVVVNDITATAKKFVPQMKKEGADLIIAIPHSGFSQEPYKAMAENSVYYLSEVPGINAIMFGHAHGVFPNKEYAGIKGVDVANGTINGIPAVMPGQWGDHLGVVDMVINNDSGEWKVESAKAEARSIYDKAHKKALVARDSKLASLIEKEDQGTRDFVGKLIGKASDNMYSYLALIQSDPTVQIVNDAQVDYTKRFIQGDPNLDGLPVLAAAAPFKVGGRKNAPADFVEVEKGDLTFRNAADLYLYPNTLVVVKATGADVVEWLECSAGMFNRIDPTSTKPQELLNWDGFRTYNFDTITGVNYQIDLTQPAKYNTDCQLLNKGANRIKDVTWQGKPIDPKATFLIATNNYRGYGGKFAGTGDDHIAFASPDENRTILASYISRITKEKGVVSTQAENNWSFLPIKTDKKLDIRFETSPSEKAAKFIKEHAQYPVKYLKNDDVGFAVYQIDLTHAGDRGAK; the protein is encoded by the coding sequence ATGAAAAAGAATATGTGGAAAATGTCAACACTGGCAATGCTGGTGGCATGCAATGTGAACGCAGCAACCGTTGATTTACGGGTCATGGAAACCTCGGATATTCACAGCAATTTGATGGATTTCGATTACTTTAAAGATAAATCCACGGAGCAATTTGGTTTGGTGCGTACTGCGACCTTAATTAAAGCCGCCAAAGCGGAAGCAACCAATGCGATCCTGATCGATAACGGCGATTTGATTCAAGGCAGTCCGCTGGCGGATTACATGGCGGCCAAGGGGTTAAAATCAGGGGAAGTTCATCCGGCCTACAAACTGATGAACACGATGGGCTATACCGTCGGTAACTTTGGTAACCATGAATTCAACTTTGGATTGGATTTCCTGAAACAGGCCGTTGCCGGTGCCAAATTCCCTTATATCAACGCCAATATCATGGATGCCAACACCGGCAAAAACTACTTTACGCCTTATATTATCGTTGATACGCTGGTTAAAGATCGCGCGGGCAAAACGCACACGATTAAAGTCGGCTATATCGGTTTTGTGCCGCCACAAATCACTGTTTGGGATAAAGCTAATCTGGCCGGCAAAGTGGTGGTCAATGACATCACCGCAACCGCGAAAAAATTCGTTCCTCAAATGAAGAAAGAGGGCGCCGACCTGATTATCGCCATTCCCCACTCCGGTTTTTCCCAAGAACCTTATAAGGCGATGGCAGAAAACTCCGTGTACTATCTGAGCGAAGTGCCCGGCATTAACGCCATTATGTTTGGTCATGCCCATGGCGTGTTCCCCAACAAGGAATATGCCGGTATTAAGGGCGTTGATGTTGCCAACGGAACGATTAATGGCATTCCTGCCGTGATGCCGGGGCAATGGGGGGATCATCTGGGTGTGGTGGATATGGTGATTAATAACGACAGCGGCGAATGGAAAGTCGAATCTGCCAAGGCGGAAGCCCGTTCTATCTATGACAAAGCGCATAAGAAAGCGCTGGTTGCACGCGATAGCAAGCTGGCTTCCCTCATCGAAAAAGAGGATCAGGGAACCCGCGATTTCGTGGGTAAATTGATTGGCAAAGCCTCTGACAATATGTACAGCTATCTGGCGCTGATCCAGAGTGATCCTACCGTCCAGATCGTCAATGATGCGCAGGTGGATTATACCAAACGCTTTATTCAGGGTGATCCTAATCTGGATGGGCTGCCTGTCTTGGCGGCAGCGGCACCTTTCAAAGTCGGCGGACGTAAAAATGCACCGGCTGATTTTGTGGAAGTCGAAAAAGGGGATCTGACTTTCCGTAACGCGGCTGATTTGTACCTCTACCCAAATACGCTGGTCGTCGTGAAAGCAACCGGGGCGGATGTGGTGGAATGGCTGGAGTGTTCGGCAGGGATGTTTAACCGGATTGACCCAACCTCCACCAAGCCGCAAGAATTGTTGAACTGGGATGGGTTCCGCACTTATAACTTCGACACCATCACGGGGGTTAATTATCAGATAGACCTGACCCAACCCGCAAAATACAACACCGATTGCCAGCTTCTCAATAAAGGGGCGAACCGTATCAAAGACGTCACCTGGCAGGGCAAGCCGATTGATCCGAAAGCCACTTTCCTGATCGCCACCAATAATTACCGTGGTTACGGCGGCAAATTCGCCGGAACCGGAGACGATCACATTGCGTTTGCGTCACCGGATGAAAACCGCACCATTTTAGCGTCTTACATTTCCCGGATCACCAAAGAGAAAGGCGTCGTATCAACTCAGGCTGAAAATAATTGGTCATTCCTGCCAATCAAAACCGATAAAAAATTAGATATCCGTTTCGAAACTTCACCCTCAGAAAAAGCAGCGAAATTCATCAAAGAACACGCCCAATATCCCGTGAAGTACCTGAAAAATGATGATGTTGGTTTTGCTGTCTATCAAATCGATCTGACCCACGCGGGTGATCGCGGTGCAAAATAG
- the rdgC gene encoding recombination-associated protein RdgC — MLWFKNLMIYRLNREISLSADELEKQLSPLAFTPCGSQDMMKTGWVSPLGSHGDALTHACGNQIVICARKEEKMLPSPVIKQELQAKIARLEGEQHRKLKKTEKDSLKDEVIHTLLPRAFSRFSQTYIWIDTVNHLIIVDAASAKRAEDNLALLRKTLGSLPVVPLTFTDPIELTLTEWVRSGDLPAGYALMDEAELKAVLEEGGVIRCKKQDLVSDEIATHIESGKYVTKLALDWEERIQFMLSDDGSFKRIKFSETLREQNDDIDREDVAQRFDADFTLMTGELSALIKNTIDALGGEAER, encoded by the coding sequence ATGTTATGGTTCAAAAATTTAATGATTTACCGTTTAAACCGAGAGATCTCCCTTTCGGCGGATGAACTGGAAAAACAATTAAGCCCATTGGCATTCACCCCATGCGGCAGCCAAGATATGATGAAAACGGGTTGGGTTTCTCCACTGGGTTCCCACGGTGACGCATTAACCCACGCTTGTGGCAATCAGATTGTTATCTGCGCACGCAAGGAAGAAAAAATGCTGCCTTCCCCGGTGATCAAACAGGAATTACAGGCCAAAATAGCCCGTCTGGAAGGTGAACAACACCGCAAGCTGAAAAAAACCGAAAAAGATTCACTGAAAGATGAAGTGATCCACACGCTGCTGCCACGGGCATTCAGCCGTTTCAGCCAAACCTATATTTGGATCGATACCGTCAACCATTTGATCATCGTTGATGCCGCTAGCGCAAAACGCGCAGAAGATAATCTGGCACTGCTGAGAAAAACATTGGGTTCACTGCCCGTTGTTCCCCTGACGTTCACCGATCCCATTGAGTTGACGCTCACTGAATGGGTACGTTCAGGTGATCTTCCTGCTGGTTATGCCCTGATGGATGAAGCCGAACTAAAAGCCGTGCTGGAAGAAGGTGGTGTGATCCGCTGTAAGAAGCAGGATTTGGTCTCAGACGAAATCGCGACCCATATTGAATCCGGCAAATATGTCACTAAGCTGGCCCTGGATTGGGAAGAGCGCATTCAGTTTATGCTGTCAGATGATGGCTCTTTCAAACGCATCAAATTCAGCGAAACCTTACGTGAGCAAAATGATGATATCGATCGCGAAGATGTTGCCCAACGATTTGATGCTGATTTTACCTTAATGACAGGTGAATTAAGTGCGTTAATCAAAAACACAATTGATGCACTGGGCGGCGAAGCCGAAAGATAG